One Nicotiana tomentosiformis chromosome 1, ASM39032v3, whole genome shotgun sequence genomic window, CCTTTATTGTGATTCTATGTACCTTATCTTCCTTAATTTATTCGAGATTATATATCTGTTGCCTTGTTATATAGATTATAATTTGTATAACTCTTATACCAACGTTAGTAGCGGCTATGGCGCATATCTGAGTATTTCAATACTCAGGCATCGTTTGTTTAAATGGTGTCAGGTTTAGCAGACGGTCGAGTGCAAGGCGGTCAGCGCACAGGCTAGAGTTCTCACAATTTCCTCTCTTTTGGTGAGCCCACCTTCGTACTCGTAGGATCACAATATTTCAaattgtatatttttgtatagtgtgGACAAGTTCCGTAACTTTATTACTTTATTCGTAGCGTCATAGAGTTTCCATTGAGGGTTTATATTATCTTAGGAGAATGGGTACTCATATGGCATTGCAGATGACATTTTTACTTATGTctagtttatattttttttttatgaactTTTATTGTTAATGAAGTTTATCTTATTTCTCTCATACAATATTGTAATTACTTAAATGGATTGAGCTACACGATTACTAGTTGTGGTATGTATTATGCAATAATGGTTCGCTCGGTTCAAGTTGGTAGGCACTGGGTGCCGGCCACATCGCAATctattttggggcgtgacaaacttagtatcagagccctaggtttaaTGTGTCCTAGGGAGTTTATGGAGCCGTGTCTTGTAGAGTCTAATTTATGCGTGTGTTGTCGACCACTCGTATATCTTAGAGTCTGTAGACATTATAGAAAGTTTCGCATTCCTTCTTCATTTTAGATCGTGCAACTAGAGCTTAAATTTAAGGTGTGTCCTAACACATGTATTGTTATGACATGCAGGCAATATGGTTCGAACTCGTGCATCCATGACTAAAAGTACACCTGCTAATCATGATGGGGTTATTCCCAATGAGGCTTTTAGTGGGGGTACCGGTAGCTCCAAGGGGCGGGGTCACCCCCTAGGAACCCGAGAGCCGAGAGAGTAGGAGAGCATGCACCTCCACCTATGCCAGATGCACCTACAGTTCCACCCCCTATGGTTCATGACACTTCATCCCTCCTTCAGGCCATCCAATTACTCACTACTTTGGTAGCGGCTCAGACACAGAGGGGTACTGAAGCTCCAGTACATACTTATGATCTGAGTTCACGAATCGACAAATACTTAAAGCTCTTCCCACCAGTTTTCCATGGGACTAGGCCCTAGGATGACCCTCTTGATTACTTGGATGAGAACGAAAAGGCTTTGAGGGTAATGAATGCCACTAACGAGGAATCGGTTGAGTTTGCTTCTTATCAGCTGAAAGGTGTGGCCTACACCTGGTATGAGACATGGGCCAGAGAGCAGGGAGAGAATGCTCCTCTTGCTACATGGAAGGAGTTCTCCAAGGGATTCAGGGAACAATTCTTTTCTGATGCAGATAAGTATGCCATTGCCACTCAGTTTAAACAGTTAAAGCAGGAGTCTATGAATGTCAAAGAGTACAGTCACGAGTTCACTCGCTTGTCAAAGTATGCTACCTACATGATTCCAAATGAGGTTGCTCGAGTTCGGAGGTTTGTTGATGGGTTAAGACCTCATATCAAATCACATGCATCTGCAGCTACTATGTACCCATGCTCTTTCTCTTTCGTTTTTAGCCACGCTAAGAGGTTGGAACTATGGAACAAGCAAAAGAAGGCAGATTGGAATCTGAACAAGAAGGCTCGTACGACGGGTAATTATGGTAGTTCTTTTGGTGGGAACAATAGTAGAGGGATATCAGGGCCAACTCAGTCTGTGGTACCATCTATTGGCAGCGCTCCTTTTGGAAGGCAAGAATAGAGTCAGAGTCAGAGAGGCCATTCTATGCCAGCTCAGAGTACTACTCTCCAGGCACAATCTTCACAGAGAAAACCTACTTGTGCTAGTTGTGGCAAGGTTCATTGGGGGCAGTGTCGTAGAGAGAATCACACTTGTTATTATTGTGGAATCATAGGTCATGTTCAGAGATATTGTCACAAGTTACAGAGGGAGAGGGGTAGTCCTCCAATACAGCAGGACAGATCTACACCTACTACGGTTACACATCCCCCAGTTTGGGGTACAACTACCCAGACAGGACGAGTTGCAGGCGGTAGTGTTGCTTCTACTTCAGGGGGCAACCCCGACTTTACAGACTAGTTCTGAGAGCTGATGCATAGGCGAGCAATGCCGTCGTGACAGGTATACTTACTATTTGCGCACTTGATGCTTATGTTCTTACTGATCCCGGGTCCACATTTTCCTATGTCACTCCGTACTTTGCTTTGGACTTTGAGATAGAATCAGAACAATTACTTGAGCCCTTTTATATTTCTACTCCTGTTGGGGATTCTGTTATTGCTTCCTGTGTCTATAAGGGTTATAGGATTGTAGTCCAAGATCGAGAGACTATGACAGATCTTATCAAGCTAGAGATGATTGagtttgatgctatcatgggaatggattggttatctAAGTGCTATGCCAGCCTTGATTGTCGTGCTAAGGTAGTCaagtttgaatttccaaatgaaccAACTCGTATATGGAAGGGAAATATTCTCGAGTCtcgaggtaggtttatttcttaccttaaagcGAAGAAAATGATCATGAAGGGGTGCTTCTATTATTTCATAATGGTTACAGATATGAATGCCGAGGTATTCACTCTTGAATCAGTACCTATAGTTAATGAGTATCTGGAGATCTTCCCGGAAGAGCTTCCTAGCATACCACCGGATTGAGTTATTGATTTTGGAATAGATGTGTTGCCAAATgttcagcctatatctattccaccttatcatatggcaccagcagagttgcgagagttgaaggaacaattaaAGGATCTActtgaaaagggttttatccgactACGTATGTCaccatggggtgcaccagtactttttgtaaggaagaaaaaTGGTTCTCTCAGAATGTGCATTAATTATCGTCAACTAAATAATCATTGCTACGGATAGATGATTAATtcgaccagttacagggtgctcgATACTTTTcgaaaattgatttgcggtcgggttatcatcagttgaagattaaagAGAAGCACATTCCTAAACCGGCATTTAGGACTCGCTATGGACACTTTGAGTTCTTAGttatgtcctttgggttgacgaaTTCTCCTGCagcctttatggatttgatgaatcgggttttcaagcctttcttTGACACATTCGTGATcgtatttatcgatgatatcttggtatattcacgaagtcaggaAGAGCATGCCGATCACTTGAGGGAAGCTTTGCAGACACTTAAGGACAATAagctatatgccaaattttctaagtcTGAGTTTTGGTTACAGTCGTTTGCATTCTTGGGGTATATGGTCTGAAgtgagggtattaaagttgatcccacaAAGGTTGAAGCTGTTAAGAGTTAGCCGGGGCTAACGACACCTACTGAAATCCGAAGTTTTTTAggtttggccggttattatcgaaGATTCATTGAGGGATTCTCTGCTCTTGCATCGCCGTTGACTAAGTTAACTCAGAAGACAGTCAAGTTtcaatggtccgatgcttgtgagaAAAGTTTCCAAGAGTTGAAGGCTAGATTGACCACGGCACCAATATTGACCTTGCCGACGAGTTCAAGTGATtttacagtgtattatgatgcctctaGAGTAGGTTTGGGTTGCGTCTTAATGCAGAAGGGTAAAGTCATTACCTATTCTTCTAGACAGTTGAAGATCCAGGAAAGGAATTATCCAACCCATGGCTTAGAGCTTGCATCGGTTGTatttgcattaaagatttggcggaACTACTTATATGGTAAGCATTGCGAAGTGTATACCGATCATAAAAGCttgcaatatattttcaagcaaaaggaattaaatttgaggcaaagaagatggttggaattgttgaaagattatgatttAAGCATTCTTTACCACCCGAGGAAAGCAAACGTGGTGGCTGACGCGCTAAGCCGGAAATCAGTAAGTACTTTGGCTTACTTACCGATAGCTAAAGATATTTGAGAAGTGGCAAACCAAGGAATTAGACTTGATGAATCAGATGATGGTGACCTTATCGCTTACACTATAGCATGTTCCTCTCTTATTGAGTGTGTCAAGGCTAAGCAGTTCGAAGATCCAAACATGGTGAACATCCGGAATGGTGTGGAATCCAAGAATATTCTAACTTTTACTCTTGACGATGATGGAGTATTGAAAATGAATGTTCACCTATGTGTACCAAATGTTGATGGGCTTCGCGATGAGATTATGGTAGAGGCACATTATTCGAGGTATTTTGTGCATCTGGGTTCCACCAAAATGTACAAAGACCTGTGAGATATTTATTGGTGGAATAAGATGAAGGAAAGTATTTCTAACTTTCTGACTAGAtgcttaaattgtcaacaggtgaaagtTGAGCATCAGCAACCCGGTGGATTGGCTCAGAACATTGAGATTCCACtttggaagtgggagatgataaatatggactttgtagttggttTACCTCGCACCCGTCTGAAGCATGACTCTATTTGGGTAATTATAGATTGACTTACGAAGTCGGCTCATTTTTTGCCTGTGAAGACGACTGATACATCGCCACAATAGGCTAAGTTGTACTTGAAGGAAATATTCAGAcctcatggtattccagtatccatcatatCTGATTGAGGGACACAGTTCACTGCTCATCTTTGGCAATCCTTTCAAGAAGTTTTGGGTACACGTGTCAACTTGAGTActgccttccatccacagactgatggacaggccgagcggacaattcagatacTCGGGGATATGTTGCGAgcatgtgttattgactttggtgGGAATTGGGAcgagctgtcatgacccaaaatccgttagaggtcgtgatggcgccggacaccactgtcaggcaagccaacactaaatagttaattaaattctcattttaatatttttgaaatcgtaaatttacttcaatttatcaagtaaaagatgaatttacagaataaataataatattttccaaatttcaataatgaacatcccataatcatcccagaacccggtgtcacgagTGCAAGAGCcctttctaggaatttaaaataaaatacaataactgtccagaatacaaatttagACAGGaaggaaaatacaatactctgaaggagactctgttggctgcggagcgtcgtatagaatgcagctcacctaagtccttgTAATAACCGCGCCTtcgcgcccacaaggccactagtcatatatatacctgcacaaaacgtgcagcatgtgtagtatgagtacgtaaatcaacgcgtacccagtaagtatcctgcctaaccccgaagaagtagtgatgaggggtcgacttcgacacttactatgggctataaataggatatcaatgatataattaagtatggattaagaaatctccaaatttgtctcccattatttaacaatttaactcaggccgaggaggcaatatcattatttataaatttcaaggcaagcaatacaagcatgcgcaaatcatgccgatgtcgtacggcccgatccaacatatatttaaactgtgcactgccagagttTGCGCATACGACTCTATGGTTCACGCCATTcaaccctctggcagtgcacagtttggATTCAATATAGCAATCAATGTCTGCCATTGCTCATTGCTCAACCCCGAAGGCCCACCCATTTCTGCCCCGTCACAACTGTAGAGATGCCTAAAAATAAAAGTGATATAGTATTTTGAAAATAGTAAAACATAATTTCTAATATCTGAATTCATCAACAAACATAAGACTTAACATTAAATAGTTAAACCTAAATAATGAAAAAATATACGTAGGCAGCGACAACTTAGACGAGCATTTTGGAGTTGGGCTATATCTAAACCTAAGATTAAGCTTTCGTTGGCCCAGCAGTGGACCCCGTGTGTAGCCCATTCTAGCGTTTGTTATCAGAAGCTAAGATTAGGCTCAAGAAAAAGGTTAATTCTGAATTTTTTCAACAGCAATTAAATGAAATTTTTTGACAAAAATTTAGGACTTCTTTCACATTAGCCCgccgcgccagaaactatttatattcgatagttaaaaaagtatataaaatttatataattttttgtatataacatatagaatatatatatatatatatatatatatatatatatatatatatatatatatatattggttatTATTTTGAGAACGAGTGTCATTTTCCCATAATTGTACGTACTTAGGCGGTTCCAAAGTCCAAACCATCCCCATAAACAGAAGAGATTTTTTCAtttctatacactatttgaaaccttattacgaAAAATGTCCATGTTTTGGTATTTACCCTACCTAAACACATTTtagttacaaaatatatacaatccaTCTTAAAAGGCTCTCAATCCATTATTTGTGCCTTtaatcaagggatttagttacaccatttttttatttttattttttctcctcTCTCCCCTCTTCTCTCCAGATTGAACTTACATTTAGGAATTTAGAGAATCTAATCCTTCAGATCTCAACTGATGTATCTAAATAGCTTGAGTTAAAATTTGAATTCAATTGTGTCCGCCACTGGTGGCTAAGTTTTTACGACTAACATCCTTCTAAATTTTCGGTATTGTTTTTTCAGTTGATAGACTATGCTGTCCTTTTCTTATTTGGcaaaaatggagaaaaaaaaaattaatttgccTTTTTCACCACGTTAAAATTATAGAGACTGAAAGAGACattagaaaagagaaaaaaaaaagaatatcaaAATAGCTCACGGGCGGAGACCACTGGGATAGAATGAAGCAAATTTTAACATTAAtagttaaaaaaaagaaaaaaaaagaaaaggaggacGTAGCTTGATACAACTTATCTACAGCTTatctacaatttatctacaactttcatatattatttctacccagttatatacaactacaatatcatagcacttaaatataatttttatataaattttatacaatatgtcttttgtatattttgtatctgatttatacatagtaaaaataaatttcatacaactaattatatattatacaacttatctacaacttatctacaactttcatacattatttctaccaaATTATATACAATATCAtatatgtcatgtcttcttcttcttcttcttcttcttcttcttcttcttcttcttctagtttcaatctgaaatttagtcaaaatcaagtctaatctttacCAAAAtacctcaaaattgagatataaactccaaacaatattctcaattatttgcaacaacactcaatccaaacaaataataatttttgaaaacccaaattcgaattcaaagcttcaaagctttttaatggatgTCAATGATGGAATTGCtactctttttttctttgctctacattactggaattagggattgagagatagagagacgtagagagagagagagagaacgcatgagagagagagacagagagagagagaataaggatgagaaataattgattcataatataaaaggatactcatttaatttttaaagtgtatatataattgataaatttgtatataagatgtaattaaattaaaacttgaatatgaaaaataataaagtattaaaAATAATGTATAGGAATGTAAAACTTCCAACACAAAATCCCCGCCAAGTAAGACAAAAAGCTAAGATTAGGCTTTAGCTTAGTCAATAGTGGGCCCCGTGTGTAGTTGGGTCAACTAAAGTTAAGATTAGGCTTAAGAAAAAGTGCAATTTCGAATTattttcaacaataattaaatgaaattTTTTTTCAATAATTTTATGTTCGTTCAGGCGGTTTTAAACCACAAAAAGCCAAGATTAGGCTTTAGTTGGTGCAATAGTGGACCCCGGGTGTATGCA contains:
- the LOC117279764 gene encoding uncharacterized protein is translated as MNATNEESVEFASYQLKGVAYTWYETWAREQGENAPLATWKEFSKGFREQFFSDADKYAIATQFKQLKQESMNVKEYSHEFTRLSKYATYMIPNEVARVRRFVDGLRPHIKSHASAATMYPCSFSFVFSHAKRLELWNKQKKADWNLNKKARTTGNYGSSFGGNNSRGISGPTQSVVPSIGSAPFGRQE
- the LOC138905164 gene encoding uncharacterized protein; its protein translation is MPAQSTTLQAQSSQRKPTCASCGKVHWGQCRRENHTCYYCGIIGHVQRYCHKLQRERGSPPIQQDRSTPTTVTHPPVWGTTTQTGRVAGGILTICALDAYVLTDPGSTFSYVTPYFALDFEIESEQLLEPFYISTPVGDSVIASCVYKGYRIVVQDRETMTDLIKLEMIEFDAIMGMDWLSKCYASLDCRAKVVKFEFPNEPTRIWKGNILESRGRFISYLKAKKMIMKGCFYYFIMVTDMNAEVFTLESVPIVNEYLEIFPEELPSIPPD